The following are from one region of the bacterium genome:
- a CDS encoding OmpA family protein, which translates to MKNPLVLVLIVLVAGLAATTGYFFNRYRLAQLDLARQNERLAESDSRVQALQSQTAAQTQQLQQEVARVTQEKDEEITRLSGTHAELINELHNEIEQKEIQITQLADRLSVRLVDKILFPSGEADLSAAGVQVLQRVGNIIKHAQDQIIRVEGHTDNVPIAARLQAQFPTNWELAAARATNVVRFLQESVGIAPERLQAVGLSQYHPIDSNETVAGRSRNRRIEILLLPMSPVATTAPQQ; encoded by the coding sequence ATGAAAAATCCTCTTGTTCTGGTGCTGATTGTGCTTGTCGCCGGCTTGGCGGCCACCACTGGTTATTTTTTCAATCGCTACCGGCTGGCGCAGCTTGATCTCGCGCGGCAAAATGAGCGGCTCGCGGAGTCGGACAGCCGCGTGCAGGCGCTGCAGAGCCAAACCGCGGCGCAGACGCAACAGTTGCAGCAGGAAGTCGCGAGGGTTACGCAGGAAAAAGATGAAGAAATCACCCGTCTGTCCGGCACGCATGCAGAGCTGATCAACGAGCTTCACAATGAGATCGAACAGAAGGAAATCCAGATCACCCAGCTTGCCGATCGTTTGTCGGTGAGGCTGGTGGACAAGATTCTCTTTCCCTCCGGCGAGGCGGATCTCAGCGCCGCGGGCGTGCAGGTGTTGCAGCGCGTCGGCAACATCATCAAGCACGCGCAAGATCAAATCATCCGGGTGGAGGGCCACACCGACAATGTTCCCATCGCAGCGCGCCTGCAGGCGCAGTTCCCCACCAACTGGGAGCTTGCCGCCGCGCGTGCCACCAATGTCGTGCGCTTCCTGCAGGAAAGTGTGGGCATAGCGCCGGAGCGCCTGCAAGCGGTCGGATTGTCGCAGTATCATCCCATTGACAGCAATGAAACCGTTGCGGGCCGCAGCCGCAACCGGCGCATTGAGATTTTGCTGCTGCCGATGAGCCCTGTTGCAACCACGGCACCGCAGCAGTGA